From one Synechocystis sp. PCC 6803 substr. PCC-P genomic stretch:
- a CDS encoding Tic22 family chloroplast protein importer: MPWLQTFSFRRSPFSLARRHLKNKIFVKIKSIFLLSLLFEATATMKSLLRIGATLGLIGTTAIGTWLGTTLQALALPTEEVVKILQGVPVFTIVDAQGAPLVAVGNDNEKVTGVFISQQEANGFLQELKKQKPDVGSQVSVQPVSLGEVVKIAQANANQTDPLGFAYVPIPAQVQAAQQMPNSEYQGGVPLFVARGGEDQGYLTIQQENEQIIPFFLEASQIQQMVERFKQEQPAMADSIVIDVIAMENVISTLQTSDDAMLKQIRIVPTQEAIQFIRSLSAQQPK, from the coding sequence ATGCCTTGGCTACAAACCTTTTCTTTTCGGCGATCGCCATTTTCCTTGGCCCGCAGACATTTAAAAAACAAGATTTTCGTGAAGATTAAATCAATATTTTTATTGTCATTACTTTTTGAGGCGACAGCAACAATGAAATCCTTACTCCGCATCGGCGCAACCCTCGGTCTGATTGGTACCACCGCGATTGGTACCTGGTTAGGTACCACCCTCCAGGCCTTAGCCTTGCCCACCGAAGAGGTAGTCAAAATTCTTCAAGGGGTGCCGGTTTTTACCATTGTGGATGCCCAGGGAGCCCCCTTAGTGGCCGTCGGTAATGACAACGAAAAAGTTACCGGTGTTTTCATTAGTCAACAAGAAGCCAATGGCTTTTTACAGGAACTGAAAAAACAAAAACCCGACGTTGGTTCCCAGGTCAGTGTTCAACCCGTTTCCCTGGGGGAAGTAGTGAAAATTGCCCAGGCCAATGCGAACCAGACCGACCCCCTGGGTTTTGCCTATGTGCCCATCCCGGCCCAGGTGCAAGCAGCTCAGCAAATGCCCAATTCTGAATACCAAGGGGGAGTACCCCTATTCGTAGCCAGAGGGGGAGAAGACCAAGGTTACCTTACTATCCAACAGGAAAACGAGCAAATTATTCCTTTCTTCCTGGAGGCTAGTCAAATTCAGCAAATGGTGGAACGGTTTAAGCAAGAGCAACCTGCCATGGCCGACAGCATCGTGATCGACGTGATTGCCATGGAGAATGTTATTTCTACCTTACAAACCAGTGACGATGCCATGCTCAAGCAAATCCGCATTGTGCCTACCCAGGAAGCCATTCAATTTATCCGTTCTTTATCCGCCCAACAACCTAAGTAA